The region GTCTTCGGATCCACGATCTTGCACTCAACACCTGGCAAAGCACGGCCCACAGTGGCAACCCGCAGTTCGACGGAATCGTCGACACGGCTCTGGGTGCAGCCGGGTGAAGATTCGGTCTGTCCGAAGACAATGGTGATTTCATTCATATTCATCTTCTCGACGACATCCTGCATGACCTTCACAGGACACGGACTTCCTGCCATGATTCCGGTCCGCATGTAGGAAAAGTCTGTTTTCGGAAAATCTTCATGCTCGAGCATCGCAATAAACATGGTCGGAACACCATGGAAGGCGGTGATTTTTTCCCTGTTGATGCAATCCAGCGATATCTTCGGCGAAAACGCCGGTATCGGGGACATGGTCACCCCATGGGTCATGGACGCAGTCATCGCCAGCACCATCCCGAAGCAATGGAACATCGGGACATGAATCATCATGCGGTCGGCTGTGGAAAGATCCATGCAGTCGCCAATATTTTTACCGTTATTCACAACATTATAGTGTGTCAGCATAACGCCTTTCGGGAAACCAGTGGTTCCTGAGGTATACTGCATGTTGCAGACATCATGACGGTTAAGAGAAAGCGCACGGCGGTATACTTCCTCAACGGGGACTTTGTCAGCCAGGGTAATCGCATCTTCCCAGGTCAGACAGCCGTTCTGCCTGGAATCAACCGTGATAATATTGCGTAAGAAAGGCAGCCGTTTGATATGCAGCGGCTTTCCGGCCTCGGCAGTCTCCAACTCGGGGCAAAGCTCCTTGATAATGCCGACATAATCGGAGTCCTTATATCCATCGATCATGACCAGCGTGTGTGTATCCGACTGACGAAGCAGATATTCTGCCTCATAAATCTTATACGCGGTGTTTACGGTTACCAGCACAGCGCCAATCTTGGTTGCCGCCCAAAAGGTAATGTACCACTGCGGAACGTTGGTGGCCCAGGTCGCAACATGGTCCCCGGGTCTGACACCCATCGCGATCAGAGCGCGTGCAAATGTGTCAACATCGTCCCGGAATTCTTTATACGTACGGGTATAATCCATGGTCGTATAACGGAAAGCATACTGATCCGGGAACTCATCCACCATCCGGTCAAGCACCTGGGGGAAGGTCAGATCAATCAGCGTATCCTTTTGCCAGATATATTTTCCGGTCTTGGCATTGTTATCGTACAAATGACCTTTCACCGATGTTTTTTCCGTGTAACGGCTCATATATTCTGCAAAATTCGGGAAAACGACGCCGGCATCATCCAGGTCCGCCGCCCAGCGTTTGACCCATTCCAGGGAAACATAGCCCTCATAGTTAATCGAATGCAGGGCCTGCATCATCTCATCAATGGGTAAATCTCCTTCTCCCATCATACGGTACCGGGTGGTGCCGTTCTCTAAAACGGAATCCTTGATATGTACATATTTAATGTAGGCACCAAGGTTCTGAACAGTCTTTCCAGGTGTCTCATCTGCAAAACGATAAGGGTGATGCATATCCCACAAGGCGCCAACATTGTCACTCGCGACATGGTTGAGTAGATGGCATAAACGGGAGGTATCAGAATAGACTCCGTTCGTTTCAACCAAAAGGGTAACGCTTTTTTCTTCGGCCAGAGGTACCAGACGGTTCAGCGCAGTAAGCACCACCTCGTCATCGACTTCACCAGTCGGCTGCGGTGCGATATCGGCGAGGATACGAATATACGGGGTTCCTAGCTTGGAGGCTAATTCAATATACTGAACGATCTCCTGATGATTCTGTTCCGCTTTCTCAGCATACTTTAGACAACAGCCGGAAGACAGACAAGGAATTTGAATACGGAGTTCGGATAACTTTTTTATGGTTTGCGGCAACTGAGACTCAGTAAAAGGCTGGGCCTGCACTGCAAAGATCTCACTGCCCAGACCGCGGATTTCAATGCCGTCAAAGCCAAAGTCCTTGGCCATGGAATAGATATCGGTCCAGCTGAAATCCGGGCAACCCAGGGTTGAAAACGCAAGTTTCAACATAATCTCCTCCTAGCATTTTATATCTTATAAACTATAGAAAATTTTACTGGCGCCATGCCTCCGGCTGCGCCTAGAGATATCAGAAAGTGCTTAGAGTTTTTCTGATATACCAAAAAAGCCTTCACCCCTTAGCATTTCTGTTAAAGACGAATGCTTTATACTGTCATGGTACAGCCTTTAAATATAAAACTGTATGATATAATTTTAGGTAATGCTATCAAATTTCCGAATATTTGTCAAGTGTTGTGGATCAGTATGCACTCAGACAGAACTGTGCTAAGTCAGTTTTGCTGGTTTGATTTGGCGCTAAATAAAAAATGGAAACGGCTGGAGATCTACTCCGCCGTTTCCAGCATCCATCAAAATCCGGGATAACATTTACGACTGATATTGATTGTGAGAATGTTTCCTGCCCGTTAAGGCATTGACGATGGACAACAGGATCACCGCACCGAGGAGAGCAACCAAGAAACTCCAGACATTAAATCCATTGATCCCTATTCCTCCGAAAATGTTGACGATCCATCCGCCGATGAACGCCCCGACGATCCCGACAACAATATTCATTCCAACGCCCATTTTGGCATCACGGCCTGTAATCATGCTGGCAATCCACCCCGCAAGGCCGCCTAAAATAATCCAGCCGATAACACTCAAGACAATTCCTCCTTTGCATCAGATATTTTAAGGCAATTGTTTTCATAATTAATCTGCCCAAAATAAAAATATTTACCCGGACTTGTCTTCAATTCGAATGTTTTTATTAACCTTTTTATTAACGTTTGCATTGAAAATTTTTACATCTAAATTAAGAAGCCAAAACCGGTTTTATCCAGATAGCCTTCCTCTTGATTCTCTCTGGTAATGACTTTAAGTTTGGCGGGCTCAACAGTGACTCTTAACGGAAAATCAAACCCTTTTTCTCCGTCTAAATCCGTACCAATCGATTCCCGACAGTTGATTGTCAGCTCTGCCGTCTGGAAGTAGTCTACATATGGGCTCTCCGCATGTTCACCGTTCGCCACTTTGATAACCAGCGGGATCAGTTCGAGAACTGGACATGGTTTAAAAATATACACATCAAGCAGACCATCGCTAATAGAAGCCAACGGCGCTATCCTCTTAAAACCACCCGCCGATTTGCCATTCATAATCAAGATGAAATACACTTCATCGTCGCGGTTGGCTTCCCGGCTCCGAATACTAACTTTCACCGGCTTCATATTGGCGAATTCTTCAACACCCTTTAAATAATAGGCGAGAGCCCCAAAACTTTGTTTGATTCTTTTGGGAGTTTTTTGGCTGACATCGATCAGAAAACCCAGGCTGGCCACATTTAAAAAATAGCGGCCATTGGCGACCCCGATATCGCATACTGTAAAATGATCCTGAAGCAGAATCTCCGTCATTTCATTGACCCGCTCCGGAAAATGAAAATAACGGGCAAAGTCATTGGCAGTTCCTACCGGATATATTCCAACCGGGATCTGGCAATCATAACAAAAAAGAACATTGATGACCTGGTGGATCGTCCCGTCGCCCCCGGCAATCCAGATCCTGTTGAAACTGTTGATGTCCGCTGAGGAGACCATTTTTTCCAGGGCTTCCGTAGTGCTGATCCTGTAAGGGACCAAATAATAGCCTTTATCTTGGACAGCTTCAATAATGCTGTCCAAGTGATTATTAAAGCTGCCGTTCCCGGCAAGCGGATTATAGATTAATAATATTCGCATCGTCTACCCCCTGAAAACAATTCATAGCAAAGAATCATAGAATAACCTTACCTTACCTGATAACACAACAATACTACGGTGTCGGTCTTTTCGCAAATATCCAGTAATGCTTCTACACGATTCCTGGGAAGAGTTCAATCAGGCATTTTTGCTGGACAATTCCGGAAAGATAGTGTATTCATTAATACGGGAGTTGATTTTCTTGAACCCTATTGCATTTGAAATTGGTCCCTTTTCTGTTCATTGGTATGGTATACTGATCGCTCTGGCGTTTTGCGCCGGACTCATTCTCGCGAACTATCATACGAACTATCGCAGGCTGGACCCGGACAAACTTTTTAATCTGCTGATTGTTATGATTCCCGCTGCTCTGATCGGTGCCAGACTATATTATGTCCTGTTCAATTTGCATTATTACATCGCTTGTCCGGCGGAAATCGTGGCTGTCTGGCATGGCGGATTAGCCATTCACGGCGGAATTATCGGCGGTTTTCTGGCGGTCTTAGTGGTTACCCGCAGAGATCCGGATTTAAAATTTTGGTCTGTGGCCGATGTTATCGCGCCAAGTCTGGTTATCGGCCAGGCGATTGGCAGATGGGGCAACTTTCTTAATCAGGAAGCACATGGCGGCCCGGTTAGTGAATCCTTTATCAGTAAATTTCCGCATTTTATTCAGCAGGGCATGTATATTGACGGCCAATATTACCACCCGACTTTTTTATATGAGTCTTTATGGGACACTTTGATCTTTTTGTTCTTGTTCTGGCTGATCAGGAAGAAATCAACACCTGACGGCATCATTTTCTTGCTTTATTTATTGCTGTACTCGGCAGGCCGTTTTATTATTGAGAGTCTCAGAACCGACAGTCTGATGCTTGGTCCATTTAAAATAGCCCAAGTCATCAGTATTGCAGCAATTTTGCTTTCGGCCGTTCTTCTCTTTGTAAAACTTAGGAAAAAGAAACCAGTTTAGTCATTTCCATTCATTTCCAGCGTTCCGACGCTAATTGGCCTGATATGGTATAATAATCTGAGGACTGAACCGGTATCATTACTGCTGTGGGGGTGACTGATTTGGTATTTCTTACGATTTCCAGACAAACAGGAAGCCTGGGGAAAGAAATATCTGGGCTCCTCGCCAAGAAATTGGATCTGCCTCTGATTACACACGATTTTGTTGTGAACCAATGGCTGCCGGAGATTGCCGACAAGCATGAGCTACATATGCTGAAAGAAAGCCCTGGCTTTTATTTGAATCTGTCCTCTCAAGGCCTTACCTTTGCCGAGCATATTGAAAGCAGATTAAAAGGTTATATTTCTGAACAGCCTGCTATCATCTTCGGTCTCGGCGCTCAGGTTATTTTCTCCCGCCATCCTGAAGCGATCCATGTCAGAATCATAGCTTCAGATGAAGTTCGAACCGGCCGGGTCATGCATAATCTCCGTCTGGACCGCTCCAATGCCGAAAGATTCCTGGAGCTGACCGACCGCAAACACAAACGGTATATTTCCACCATTTATCATAGAGACTGGTCTGATCCTTCTCTTTACGGCATTACGCTGAACACAGATTTTATTGGCATCGAAGAAGGCGCTGCCTTTCTGGAGTACTATGCCAGAAATAAGCAGCTTTACTCCCCTGCGGCTGAATGTCCTTCTCAGGACGGTAAAAAACCGATTATTTTCAAGCATCCATCCGAAGAGGAATTTGCCGGAATCCTGGATATGTACCACCTTGACTGGGAGTACGAGCCCCGTACGTTCCCGATTCAATGGGATGAAGAGGGCAATGTTACCATGGCGTTTTCACCTGATTTTTACCTGCCCAGATTTAATACGTTCATTGAACTGACCACGATGAACCAAAAATATGCTTCAGAAAAAAAGAAAAAGGTTGAGCTGCTCAAACGGCTCTATCCCGGCACCAACATCAACATTGTCTTTAAAAATGATTTTTATTCCCTTTTGGAGAGATTCGGCATTAAGAAAGGATCTGCACAATGAATTCAAATGCTGTTGGGAAGATCATTTTCACTGCAGAGGAGATTCAACGGAAAGTCGCCGAAACCGGGCGAATCATCGATACCGACTATCAGGGCAAGGAGCTGGTTGTGATCAGCGTCCTAAAAGGATCGTTTTACTTTTTGGCTGACCTGACCCGGCACCTGACGGTACCCTTAAGCATTGATTTTCTGTCGATCAGGGCCTTCCCTGATGAAACGAATAAAACTGGCATTGTAAGATTTGCGAAAGATCTTGACCTTTCGATCACCGGCAAACATGTTCTTTTAGTAGAAGATGTGGTCGGAACCGGACTTACGCTTGCTTATATCTGCCAACACCTCGAAGCTGCGAAGCCGGCTAGTCTAAAAATATGCACCCTGCTGGACAATCCCTCGGAAAGGCTCCTCACCATTAACATCGATTATTGCTGTTTTCTTATGCCGGACCAATTTGTAGTCGGATATGGCCTTGATTACCAGGAAAAGTACCGAAACCTTCCGTATATCGCAGCCTACAAGCGCGAAAAATAAAAAAGAAGCTCCAACGAACCTTTATCAATGTATCCCCAGTATTACCCTCAATTTCGTTTCCTGCTATCCATCTTCCTTAAAAGACCTTCGTCTACAGATATTCCGTTTACTCATTACCCACTTCAGTCTGATTTCATTTCAGAATTTGCCTCTTAAGATCCTTTTTACAGATTCTCTTGAACCAAACCTTCATTTCTATCAATCCCGTTGCAGACTCTTTTCTTCGAAACTCTCCAGATATAGTGAACCTTTTCGTTCACCGACCTAATCATCCAATGATAACATTTTGTTTCCATTTTCAGGCTTCACTGGTATTCCATCTTAGGAATTCCTTGAAGCTTGTTATTATCATACATAAAATACAAGCTTTCGGTCAACCTGCAAATATCGTGATTTAGGCTAAAATTAATAAAATGTTACGAATTTTCAGTCTATTATAACGGTTTTTCTTTAGCTCATAAAGAATTACTTGCTAAAAGGAATCAAATCCCACGGATCATCCCAAATCCGCTTTTTTATTCTTTTTTTGGCTGTACATCAGATTGTCAACATGGTTCAGAAATTGCTCAATGCTGGCATATTTCATATCGAAGATGTCAGTCCCAAAACTTCCTTCCAGCCTGTAACGCTTTCCGGAAGTTTTATTATACGCTTCAAAAGACACATTGATTCTCTCAATTGTTTTCTCCAGAGCTTCTTTGCTGTCACATTCCATAATTACCGCAAATTCATCGCCACCCATCCTGGCAATAATGTCTGTTTTTCTTAGGACACTTCTTATTAGCCCAACAGCAGTCTGGATCGCTTTGTCCCCTTCGGAATGCCCATATTGGTCATTAATTTGTTTCAGTCCGTCAAGGTCAGCATAAATAAGCCCAAATTTGTTATCGGCCTTATGGTGGATCCTTCTGGAAATGTAATAGTCAAAAGATCCTCTCGTCCATACGCCGGTCAAGTTATCCAGATGAGCCATTCTTTGCTGCAGAAAATAATAAATAATCACGAGGGAAAATGCCGTACAGCTCCACATCAGAAGCACACCATAAAACAACGACTGAAGGATCCCTCCGATAATCGGCAATATTCCAAAACCGATCATAGGAATCCATTCCTGCTTAATGATTTTCCCTTTTCTTTTAAGGATCTGTATCAGGCTGACCAGCAGATAGAAATAGGTAATAACGGCTGAAACAAGAAAAAGTGATCCCCGGTGGTAGACATTCGCACTGTCTATATCGAAGATAAAACCGTAAATGGGCGATAAAACGGTCAGTACCGTATTGATGACAATCGGAATGAAATACAGGATTTCCCTGGTTTTAAAAATCGTACTATCTGGTTCAGTCCAGCTATAATTAAATTTGTACCATGAATAGGTTAACAGCGGTGCCGTAATAAACAAACATATATGCATCAGCTCCGACACCGGGATCAACCATAACTCAGGGCGTCTGTTGATCATACAGGTCAGCGTTTCAAAAACAAGCTCCAGCATAATGACTAAAGACGTGGTCAGAAATTTTTTATTGATACGATCCTGCCGGTCAAGACTCTGGTAAGCAATCAAAAATACTACCCCCAACAACACCAGGGCAACAAGATTAATATCAATCCGTAAAAATACCTGCATACTTTTTACCAGCCTTTATGTCTAAGATCAGCGCATGAAAATATTATAGCATAATTTTGTGGAATAATTTGCGAAACGTAACGTGATCCAGCAGTCCAAGCGAACATGGATGTGAAACGCAGCTAGGTCATGCTAAATGTGCAAAAAGGGGCTATTAACACCCAAAATGAAATGCTGCCAACACAGTGTCAGCAGCATTCGGATTGAGGTGAGCCCTTTTATTTAGCCAGAATAGCTGTTAAATCATTCTCTGGTGTAGAGATTGGTGTGATATTGAATTTTTCGACCAAAACACTGAGTACATTGGAAGAGAAAAAAGCGGGAAC is a window of Dehalobacter sp. DNA encoding:
- a CDS encoding GGDEF domain-containing protein; this encodes MQVFLRIDINLVALVLLGVVFLIAYQSLDRQDRINKKFLTTSLVIMLELVFETLTCMINRRPELWLIPVSELMHICLFITAPLLTYSWYKFNYSWTEPDSTIFKTREILYFIPIVINTVLTVLSPIYGFIFDIDSANVYHRGSLFLVSAVITYFYLLVSLIQILKRKGKIIKQEWIPMIGFGILPIIGGILQSLFYGVLLMWSCTAFSLVIIYYFLQQRMAHLDNLTGVWTRGSFDYYISRRIHHKADNKFGLIYADLDGLKQINDQYGHSEGDKAIQTAVGLIRSVLRKTDIIARMGGDEFAVIMECDSKEALEKTIERINVSFEAYNKTSGKRYRLEGSFGTDIFDMKYASIEQFLNHVDNLMYSQKKNKKADLG
- a CDS encoding cytidylate kinase family protein: MTDLVFLTISRQTGSLGKEISGLLAKKLDLPLITHDFVVNQWLPEIADKHELHMLKESPGFYLNLSSQGLTFAEHIESRLKGYISEQPAIIFGLGAQVIFSRHPEAIHVRIIASDEVRTGRVMHNLRLDRSNAERFLELTDRKHKRYISTIYHRDWSDPSLYGITLNTDFIGIEEGAAFLEYYARNKQLYSPAAECPSQDGKKPIIFKHPSEEEFAGILDMYHLDWEYEPRTFPIQWDEEGNVTMAFSPDFYLPRFNTFIELTTMNQKYASEKKKKVELLKRLYPGTNINIVFKNDFYSLLERFGIKKGSAQ
- a CDS encoding GlsB/YeaQ/YmgE family stress response membrane protein, which encodes MSVIGWIILGGLAGWIASMITGRDAKMGVGMNIVVGIVGAFIGGWIVNIFGGIGINGFNVWSFLVALLGAVILLSIVNALTGRKHSHNQYQS
- the lgt gene encoding prolipoprotein diacylglyceryl transferase translates to MNPIAFEIGPFSVHWYGILIALAFCAGLILANYHTNYRRLDPDKLFNLLIVMIPAALIGARLYYVLFNLHYYIACPAEIVAVWHGGLAIHGGIIGGFLAVLVVTRRDPDLKFWSVADVIAPSLVIGQAIGRWGNFLNQEAHGGPVSESFISKFPHFIQQGMYIDGQYYHPTFLYESLWDTLIFLFLFWLIRKKSTPDGIIFLLYLLLYSAGRFIIESLRTDSLMLGPFKIAQVISIAAILLSAVLLFVKLRKKKPV
- the hpt gene encoding hypoxanthine phosphoribosyltransferase, giving the protein MNSNAVGKIIFTAEEIQRKVAETGRIIDTDYQGKELVVISVLKGSFYFLADLTRHLTVPLSIDFLSIRAFPDETNKTGIVRFAKDLDLSITGKHVLLVEDVVGTGLTLAYICQHLEAAKPASLKICTLLDNPSERLLTINIDYCCFLMPDQFVVGYGLDYQEKYRNLPYIAAYKREK
- a CDS encoding AMP-binding protein, encoding MKLAFSTLGCPDFSWTDIYSMAKDFGFDGIEIRGLGSEIFAVQAQPFTESQLPQTIKKLSELRIQIPCLSSGCCLKYAEKAEQNHQEIVQYIELASKLGTPYIRILADIAPQPTGEVDDEVVLTALNRLVPLAEEKSVTLLVETNGVYSDTSRLCHLLNHVASDNVGALWDMHHPYRFADETPGKTVQNLGAYIKYVHIKDSVLENGTTRYRMMGEGDLPIDEMMQALHSINYEGYVSLEWVKRWAADLDDAGVVFPNFAEYMSRYTEKTSVKGHLYDNNAKTGKYIWQKDTLIDLTFPQVLDRMVDEFPDQYAFRYTTMDYTRTYKEFRDDVDTFARALIAMGVRPGDHVATWATNVPQWYITFWAATKIGAVLVTVNTAYKIYEAEYLLRQSDTHTLVMIDGYKDSDYVGIIKELCPELETAEAGKPLHIKRLPFLRNIITVDSRQNGCLTWEDAITLADKVPVEEVYRRALSLNRHDVCNMQYTSGTTGFPKGVMLTHYNVVNNGKNIGDCMDLSTADRMMIHVPMFHCFGMVLAMTASMTHGVTMSPIPAFSPKISLDCINREKITAFHGVPTMFIAMLEHEDFPKTDFSYMRTGIMAGSPCPVKVMQDVVEKMNMNEITIVFGQTESSPGCTQSRVDDSVELRVATVGRALPGVECKIVDPKTGEDLPDNEDGEFVARGYNIMKGYYKMPEATAAAIDENGWLHTGDLARRDENGYYKITGRIKDMIIRGGENIYPKEIEDFIYTHPKVKDVQVIGVPDKQYGEEIMACVILKDGAELTADELKDFVRTHMAKHKTPRYIDFVAEFPMNAAGKIMKYKMRENAVEKLNLQADNSIETA
- a CDS encoding YegS/Rv2252/BmrU family lipid kinase; translation: MRILLIYNPLAGNGSFNNHLDSIIEAVQDKGYYLVPYRISTTEALEKMVSSADINSFNRIWIAGGDGTIHQVINVLFCYDCQIPVGIYPVGTANDFARYFHFPERVNEMTEILLQDHFTVCDIGVANGRYFLNVASLGFLIDVSQKTPKRIKQSFGALAYYLKGVEEFANMKPVKVSIRSREANRDDEVYFILIMNGKSAGGFKRIAPLASISDGLLDVYIFKPCPVLELIPLVIKVANGEHAESPYVDYFQTAELTINCRESIGTDLDGEKGFDFPLRVTVEPAKLKVITRENQEEGYLDKTGFGFLI